In Candidatus Hadarchaeales archaeon, one DNA window encodes the following:
- a CDS encoding 50S ribosomal protein L40e, with protein sequence MARFEVAERRLFNVKICMKCNAHNAWRATKCRKCGYTGLRPKAKERRA encoded by the coding sequence ATGGCGAGGTTCGAAGTTGCCGAGAGGAGGCTCTTCAACGTGAAGATCTGCATGAAATGCAATGCCCACAATGCTTGGAGAGCTACCAAGTGTAGGAAGTGTGGCTACACCGGACTGAGGCCCAAGGCCAAGGAGAGGAGGGCCTGA
- a CDS encoding NAD(P)H-hydrate dehydratase, with translation MVLKYVTKAMVRKVLPHRRPDSHKGENGRVLVVGGSSRYVGAPALAALSALRSGVDLATVASPRETAKLINTFSPDLITVKLPCEDLTPEALPHLFPELEKCDTLILGPGLGGLEETRKAVLSLLEEVRREHPDLPVLLDADALKAVRGKEWRGMKVVLTPHAGEFKAVTEREVPKDLEGRAKTVGEEARRLGCVILLKGRIDFISSPEGKVFLNRTGNPGMTVGGTGDVLSGVVGGLMAQGLSPFEAAWAGAYVNGAAGDLCLREKGYGFTASDLIDKLPLVFKTLKEG, from the coding sequence ATGGTCTTGAAATACGTAACCAAAGCCATGGTCAGAAAGGTACTCCCCCACAGAAGACCCGATTCGCACAAGGGGGAAAACGGGAGGGTTTTGGTGGTGGGGGGAAGCTCGAGGTACGTGGGTGCTCCGGCCCTAGCCGCCCTTTCCGCCCTCAGATCCGGGGTGGACTTGGCTACCGTGGCCTCTCCAAGGGAAACGGCCAAACTCATCAACACCTTCTCTCCCGATCTCATCACCGTGAAACTCCCCTGCGAGGATTTGACCCCAGAAGCCCTTCCCCACCTCTTCCCGGAGCTGGAGAAGTGCGATACCCTCATCTTGGGGCCGGGATTGGGGGGGTTGGAGGAAACAAGGAAAGCCGTCCTCTCCCTCTTGGAGGAGGTACGGAGAGAACATCCCGATCTCCCCGTTCTCTTGGATGCCGACGCCCTCAAAGCCGTGAGGGGAAAGGAGTGGAGGGGAATGAAGGTGGTGCTCACCCCCCACGCTGGAGAGTTCAAGGCGGTCACGGAAAGAGAAGTACCAAAAGATCTGGAAGGGAGAGCGAAGACGGTAGGGGAGGAAGCCAGAAGACTGGGCTGCGTGATCCTGCTCAAGGGAAGGATAGACTTTATCTCTTCCCCAGAGGGGAAAGTCTTCCTCAACCGGACGGGAAATCCTGGCATGACGGTGGGGGGGACGGGGGATGTCCTCTCTGGGGTGGTGGGTGGGCTGATGGCCCAAGGGCTGAGCCCCTTTGAAGCGGCCTGGGCGGGGGCCTACGTGAACGGGGCGGCGGGCGATCTCTGCCTTAGGGAAAAGGGTTACGGCTTCACCGCCTCAGATTTAATAGATAAGCTACCCTTAGTATTCAAGACCCTGAAGGAGGGATAG